The Kordia sp. SMS9 genome window below encodes:
- a CDS encoding glycosyltransferase family 4 protein, producing MNFLIVTHVLHAQKEAEYFAYAPYVKEMNLWLKYVDKVTVVAPLLADKEIRPIDIAYKHKEIDFRSIPAFDLLSLKSSLKTLLVLPLIFFKILGAMRKADHIHLRCPGNIGLIGCMAQIFFPSKTKTAKYAGNWDPKSKQPLSYRLQKRMLSNTFLTKNMNVLVYGNWKQQTKNIKPFFTATYRDHDKGEVIKRTFDDVIQFSFVGSLSPGKRPLLTIQIVEKLRKLNYNVRLDIFGDGEKRTELEAYIIQNQLEKCIRLHGNVTAEEVKEVHKTAHFMLLPSKSEGWPKVVAEAMFWGSLPIVTKISCVPYMLAEGNRGILIDPTVSTAVAEIEKVLSSPKNYQEKVTKAMEWSRIYTLDKFETEIKSLL from the coding sequence ATGAATTTCCTAATTGTCACACACGTCTTACATGCTCAGAAAGAAGCAGAATACTTTGCGTACGCGCCGTATGTGAAGGAAATGAACTTGTGGCTAAAATATGTAGATAAAGTAACGGTTGTAGCGCCATTACTGGCAGATAAGGAAATTCGCCCAATTGATATTGCGTACAAACATAAGGAGATCGATTTCAGATCAATTCCTGCGTTTGACTTGCTAAGTTTGAAGTCAAGCTTGAAAACATTGTTGGTTTTGCCACTCATCTTTTTTAAAATTTTGGGTGCGATGCGGAAAGCAGATCATATTCATTTGCGTTGTCCTGGAAACATCGGATTGATCGGTTGTATGGCTCAAATTTTCTTTCCATCGAAGACAAAAACGGCGAAATATGCAGGAAATTGGGATCCAAAAAGTAAGCAACCGCTAAGTTACCGACTGCAAAAAAGAATGCTCTCCAATACATTTCTCACAAAAAACATGAACGTTTTGGTGTATGGCAATTGGAAACAGCAAACAAAAAATATAAAACCCTTTTTCACGGCTACCTATCGCGATCATGACAAGGGCGAAGTTATAAAACGTACCTTTGATGATGTGATTCAATTCAGTTTTGTAGGTTCATTATCACCTGGGAAACGTCCATTACTTACGATTCAAATAGTAGAGAAACTTCGAAAATTGAACTATAACGTACGTTTGGATATTTTTGGGGATGGCGAAAAGCGAACGGAATTGGAGGCGTATATAATTCAAAATCAATTAGAAAAATGTATCAGGTTACACGGAAATGTAACTGCGGAAGAAGTGAAAGAAGTGCATAAAACAGCACATTTTATGCTGCTTCCATCCAAATCGGAAGGTTGGCCAAAAGTAGTCGCAGAAGCCATGTTTTGGGGAAGTTTGCCTATTGTCACCAAAATTTCCTGTGTTCCGTATATGTTAGCTGAAGGAAATCGCGGTATTTTGATAGATCCGACGGTTTCAACTGCTGTTGCAGAAATTGAAAAGGTGTTGAGTTCGCCAAAAAACTATCAAGAAAAAGTAACCAAAGCGATGGAATGGAGCAGAATCTACACGCTTGATAAATTTGAAACGGAGATAAAATCATTGCTATAA
- a CDS encoding FkbM family methyltransferase yields MSFLKNIYKILPTNGLKESLKEVYFNQVRKEKFKRKNGHYSAAFSGNIEVITKLPMYYVVKDISRYETFYTVKKDDVVIDAGANHANLSIYYGKKVGVGGKVFAFEPDKINIAEMEANISLNAGVENIHIQEELIWNENTKLEFFEAGSVSSSIHYKPENANAILKDAITIDAFQKRENLDRLDFIKMDIEGAEIEAMDGLVEVLEKFKPNFAIASYHWVNDEQTYKKIEAFFKEKNYPYKTVFYKDGEVITFAGTSVA; encoded by the coding sequence ATGAGTTTTCTCAAAAATATATATAAAATTTTGCCTACGAATGGCTTGAAAGAATCACTGAAAGAAGTGTATTTTAATCAAGTGCGAAAGGAAAAATTCAAGCGTAAAAACGGTCATTATAGTGCTGCGTTTTCAGGCAATATTGAAGTCATTACCAAACTTCCAATGTATTATGTAGTCAAGGATATCAGCAGATACGAAACGTTTTATACTGTAAAAAAAGATGATGTTGTCATAGATGCTGGCGCCAATCATGCAAATTTGTCCATTTACTATGGAAAAAAAGTAGGTGTTGGCGGAAAAGTATTTGCCTTTGAACCCGACAAGATCAATATTGCAGAAATGGAAGCAAATATTTCTCTAAATGCTGGAGTTGAAAACATACACATTCAAGAAGAATTAATTTGGAATGAAAATACCAAACTCGAATTCTTTGAAGCAGGCTCAGTTTCTTCGTCCATTCATTACAAACCTGAAAACGCCAACGCCATTTTAAAAGACGCCATTACGATTGATGCTTTCCAGAAAAGAGAAAATTTAGATCGTTTAGATTTCATCAAAATGGACATTGAAGGCGCAGAAATTGAAGCGATGGATGGTTTGGTAGAAGTCTTGGAAAAATTCAAGCCAAACTTCGCAATTGCCAGTTATCATTGGGTAAATGATGAACAAACCTATAAAAAAATAGAAGCATTTTTTAAAGAAAAAAACTATCCATACAAAACCGTTTTTTACAAAGATGGTGAAGTCATAACCTTTGCAGGAACTAGCGTTGCGTAA
- a CDS encoding glycosyltransferase translates to MKFTLIICTYMRPKPLQTLLQSVVAQTLYPNEILIVDGSRNDKTKEMLRQNPFKNLRYFKVEDSDRGLTRQRNFGIQNVAETSKIVCFLDDDTILDKAYFTNLIGTYKTYPNALGVGGYITNEISWTKITDKVQPSANSFVYDGWFRNESQRYRLRKKLGLLDDTKPCIMPTFAHGRAVGYLPPSGNIYPVEVFMGGVSSFKNDIFKQLNFSTYFDGYGLYEDTDFTLRVSKLGQLYVNTSAQLEHHHDASGRPNQYKYGKMVVKNGWYVWRVKYPKPTLKARIKWNATTLFLAVLRFTNIFTEPKKKEIFTESLGRFAAWFSLWFQKPRIER, encoded by the coding sequence ATGAAATTTACACTCATTATTTGTACATACATGCGCCCAAAACCCTTGCAAACGCTCTTGCAATCGGTTGTTGCGCAGACATTGTATCCAAATGAAATTTTGATTGTAGATGGTTCTCGAAATGATAAAACCAAGGAAATGTTACGTCAAAATCCGTTCAAAAATCTGCGCTATTTTAAAGTAGAAGATTCTGATCGTGGATTGACGCGACAACGAAATTTCGGCATCCAAAACGTTGCTGAAACAAGTAAAATTGTCTGTTTCTTGGATGACGACACAATTTTAGACAAAGCGTATTTTACAAATCTTATTGGAACATATAAAACTTATCCAAATGCGTTAGGTGTTGGTGGTTATATTACGAATGAAATCAGTTGGACGAAAATCACAGATAAAGTGCAACCTTCCGCAAATTCTTTTGTGTACGATGGTTGGTTTCGAAATGAATCACAGCGTTATCGACTGCGAAAGAAGCTAGGTTTATTAGATGACACAAAACCATGCATCATGCCTACATTTGCACATGGAAGAGCTGTTGGATATTTGCCACCTTCAGGAAACATATACCCTGTGGAAGTCTTTATGGGCGGCGTTTCATCGTTTAAAAATGACATCTTCAAACAACTCAATTTCTCCACGTATTTTGATGGATATGGTTTGTATGAAGATACCGATTTTACGTTGAGAGTGTCCAAATTAGGTCAATTATATGTCAATACTTCGGCGCAATTGGAACATCACCATGATGCTTCTGGTCGTCCAAATCAATATAAGTATGGGAAGATGGTTGTTAAAAATGGATGGTATGTTTGGCGTGTAAAATATCCAAAACCAACATTAAAAGCGAGAATAAAATGGAATGCAACCACTTTGTTTTTGGCAGTTCTCAGATTTACAAATATATTTACCGAGCCTAAAAAAAAGGAAATCTTTACTGAATCACTTGGCCGATTTGCCGCTTGGTTTTCATTATGGTTTCAAAAACCCCGAATTGAACGATGA
- a CDS encoding FkbM family methyltransferase gives MIQKILKKLKKRRKKFQSHPLINGNANGALFRYIKFNVIQTIRPKDRVYKWIHGLKFYAKKGDAGIVSNIYIKLADYEDSMFVMQHLDENDLFVDIGANVGHFSLLASGVSKARTIAIEPIPNTYQKLLRNIKLNALEEKVRCLNIGLGEETGELKFTKGFDVMNRVALENENIPTISVPIEKLDDVLKNETPTFLKIDVEGFEFFVLKGATETLQKPSLKYILLEFNNSGDKFGITDAQVFEFVTSFGFKPISYDVAEEKIALESSFRTDKFNTIFMRES, from the coding sequence ATGATTCAAAAAATACTAAAAAAGCTTAAAAAACGGCGAAAAAAGTTTCAAAGTCATCCGTTAATCAACGGAAATGCAAATGGTGCTTTATTTCGATATATTAAGTTTAATGTAATTCAAACGATTCGTCCAAAAGACAGAGTGTACAAATGGATTCATGGTTTGAAATTTTATGCTAAAAAAGGAGATGCAGGAATTGTGTCAAATATCTACATAAAACTTGCTGATTATGAAGATTCTATGTTTGTGATGCAACATTTGGATGAAAATGACTTGTTTGTAGATATTGGTGCCAATGTGGGACATTTTTCATTACTAGCTTCGGGAGTTTCCAAAGCGCGAACGATCGCGATTGAACCGATTCCGAATACCTATCAGAAGCTTCTAAGAAATATTAAACTAAATGCCTTAGAAGAAAAAGTAAGATGCTTAAATATTGGATTGGGTGAAGAAACGGGTGAACTTAAATTTACTAAAGGTTTTGATGTGATGAATAGAGTAGCGCTTGAAAATGAGAACATTCCAACGATTTCAGTCCCGATAGAAAAGCTAGATGATGTGTTGAAAAATGAAACCCCAACATTCCTAAAGATTGATGTAGAAGGTTTTGAATTTTTTGTATTGAAAGGTGCAACAGAAACGCTTCAAAAACCATCCTTAAAATATATATTGCTTGAATTCAACAATTCAGGTGACAAATTCGGAATCACAGATGCACAAGTTTTCGAATTTGTGACTTCGTTTGGCTTCAAGCCAATTTCGTATGATGTTGCAGAAGAAAAAATTGCGCTAGAATCCTCATTCCGAACGGATAAATTTAATACAATCTTTATGCGAGAATCATAG
- a CDS encoding glycosyltransferase family 4 protein — MHIGFLLPEYPHENVATTGGIGTSIRNVALSLTSNGHKVSVFIYSQNENKIFYDGTIKVHKIKQQVSKMYLTWYTNRKYIQNYVQNYVSEDQIDVLEAPDWTGITAFMKFSIPLVIRLNGSDTYFCHLDGRKVKSKNAYFEGKALRSADKIISASDFTAQKTKELFKLNNTIDTVHNGIFTNYFLPLPAANVKENNVLYFGTIIRKKGVLELASAFNKVIESNPEATLTLLGKDTVDIFDNVSTLQLFYNLLSKEAKKQVTHIQQVPHAEVKTYLAAAAVIVLPSFAEALPMTWIEAMASAKPLITSDVGWAKEVMIHNETGYTVNPKNHELFAEYMIELLQDKNKREKFGAYAREVALKNFDIMGSILQKNIKAYKAVMLKK; from the coding sequence ATGCATATAGGTTTTTTACTTCCTGAATATCCTCATGAAAACGTTGCCACCACTGGAGGAATTGGCACTTCCATTCGCAACGTGGCACTTTCATTAACAAGTAATGGACATAAAGTTTCTGTTTTCATTTACTCACAAAATGAAAACAAAATATTTTATGACGGAACCATCAAGGTTCACAAAATAAAACAACAAGTAAGCAAAATGTATCTTACTTGGTATACCAATAGAAAATACATACAAAACTATGTTCAAAACTATGTGTCGGAGGATCAAATTGATGTTTTGGAAGCTCCAGATTGGACAGGAATCACGGCATTTATGAAATTTTCAATTCCTTTGGTGATTCGCCTAAATGGTTCAGATACGTATTTTTGTCATTTAGATGGAAGAAAAGTAAAATCGAAAAATGCTTATTTTGAAGGGAAGGCGCTGCGAAGTGCTGATAAAATTATTTCTGCCAGTGATTTCACGGCACAAAAGACAAAAGAATTATTCAAACTAAACAACACTATTGATACGGTTCATAACGGTATATTTACCAACTACTTTTTACCACTTCCTGCCGCTAACGTAAAAGAAAACAACGTATTATATTTTGGAACCATTATTCGTAAAAAAGGAGTATTGGAATTGGCATCAGCTTTTAATAAAGTCATTGAATCAAACCCTGAAGCCACACTCACACTCTTAGGAAAAGATACCGTAGATATATTTGATAATGTGTCTACATTGCAACTTTTTTACAACCTGCTTTCAAAAGAAGCTAAAAAGCAAGTCACACATATTCAACAAGTTCCACATGCAGAAGTAAAAACATATTTAGCAGCAGCAGCTGTGATTGTATTGCCTAGTTTTGCCGAAGCGTTGCCAATGACGTGGATTGAAGCCATGGCATCTGCAAAACCGTTAATAACCTCTGATGTTGGATGGGCAAAAGAAGTCATGATTCATAATGAAACAGGATATACTGTAAATCCTAAAAATCATGAACTATTTGCTGAGTATATGATTGAATTGTTGCAAGATAAAAACAAAAGAGAAAAATTTGGAGCCTATGCAAGAGAAGTGGCTCTCAAAAATTTTGATATTATGGGAAGTATCCTGCAAAAAAATATAAAAGCATATAAAGCTGTGATGCTAAAAAAATAG
- a CDS encoding cytidylyltransferase domain-containing protein has product MTILAIIPARGGSKGVPGKNKKLLHGKPLIQYSIDAALQSKHIAEVLVTTDDSAIIEIAKSLGANVPFVRPTHLAEDTTPTLPVIQHAVAFLEAQGKKFDAICLLQPTSPFRPKGFLDKAVETFKEKQTDSLVSVLEVPHQYNPHWTFEANENGILQIATGEQHIIPRRQELPKAYHRDGSIYITKTKVLMEENSLYGKSLAYIVSDERYYVNIDTLEDWEKATELAKTITL; this is encoded by the coding sequence ATGACCATTCTTGCAATCATACCAGCACGCGGCGGAAGCAAAGGTGTTCCAGGTAAAAACAAAAAATTGCTTCACGGAAAACCACTCATTCAATACAGTATTGACGCGGCATTGCAATCAAAACACATTGCAGAAGTGTTGGTCACGACGGACGATTCAGCAATTATTGAGATTGCGAAGTCGCTTGGCGCGAATGTACCCTTTGTGCGTCCAACACACTTGGCGGAAGACACAACACCAACATTGCCTGTCATTCAGCATGCCGTAGCATTTTTAGAAGCACAAGGAAAAAAGTTTGACGCTATCTGTTTATTACAACCCACGAGTCCGTTCCGACCGAAAGGATTTTTGGACAAAGCAGTGGAAACTTTTAAAGAAAAACAAACAGATTCACTAGTTTCAGTCTTAGAAGTTCCACATCAATACAATCCACATTGGACGTTTGAAGCCAATGAAAATGGTATTTTACAGATTGCAACAGGTGAACAACACATCATTCCGAGGCGACAAGAATTGCCAAAAGCTTATCACAGAGATGGAAGCATTTACATCACCAAAACAAAAGTTTTAATGGAGGAAAATTCATTATATGGAAAATCTTTGGCGTATATTGTATCTGATGAACGCTACTACGTAAACATTGATACGTTGGAAGATTGGGAAAAAGCAACTGAATTAGCAAAAACAATCACACTGTGA
- a CDS encoding MBOAT family protein: MQKRIQYQNILILIASYVFYGWWDWRFLSLILFSTVVDFFVAKAIRNTRIKRKKKHFLYISIFVNLGLLAFFKYFNFFIESFVELFQSIGIQSNISTLNIILPVGISFYTFQTLSYTIDVYREKIEPSHQFINFATFVAFFPQLVAGPIERATNLLPQFLVKRVFQYEKAVSGVQLILWGFFKKIVIADSCAMYVNVIFENSEVYNAPTLILGAVLFAFQIYGDFSGYSDIAIGVARLFGFDLMTNFKKPYFSRDIAEFWRRWHISLSTWFRDYVYIPLGGSKGTQGKKIRNVFIIFLVSGFWHGANWTFIFWGFLNALFFIPLLILQKNRTHTNVVAENSILPSFREFFQILSTFTIVTFAWIFFRAENITAAFQYIENIFSFSSNKTAYSIGLEVPMLLIAFVLIEWIIRKKEAPTIQNKYLRWAYYVGITQLILFYSEKNEVVDFIYFQF; this comes from the coding sequence TTGCAGAAAAGAATTCAATACCAAAATATCCTAATTCTTATTGCAAGTTATGTCTTTTATGGTTGGTGGGATTGGCGTTTTTTATCACTTATACTCTTTAGTACGGTTGTTGATTTTTTCGTTGCGAAAGCAATCCGTAACACAAGAATTAAAAGGAAAAAAAAGCACTTTTTATACATAAGTATTTTTGTAAATCTGGGATTACTCGCGTTTTTTAAATATTTCAATTTTTTTATTGAAAGTTTTGTTGAATTATTCCAAAGTATTGGAATTCAGTCAAATATCAGTACGTTAAACATCATTTTACCTGTCGGAATTTCGTTTTACACCTTCCAAACATTGAGTTACACTATTGACGTGTATCGCGAAAAAATTGAACCATCACATCAGTTTATCAACTTTGCTACTTTTGTAGCATTTTTTCCACAACTCGTAGCAGGTCCCATAGAACGCGCCACAAACTTATTGCCGCAATTTTTGGTAAAACGTGTATTTCAGTATGAAAAAGCGGTTTCGGGAGTGCAGTTAATTTTGTGGGGATTTTTCAAAAAAATTGTCATTGCAGATTCCTGTGCGATGTATGTCAACGTTATTTTTGAAAACAGCGAAGTGTACAATGCGCCCACGTTAATTTTGGGAGCTGTATTATTTGCATTTCAAATATATGGAGACTTCAGCGGATATTCTGACATTGCTATTGGAGTTGCCCGATTGTTTGGATTTGACTTAATGACCAACTTTAAAAAACCATACTTTTCAAGAGATATCGCAGAGTTTTGGCGTCGTTGGCACATATCATTATCTACGTGGTTTCGCGATTATGTCTACATTCCGTTAGGCGGAAGCAAAGGAACACAAGGAAAAAAAATACGAAATGTATTCATCATCTTTTTGGTGAGCGGATTTTGGCACGGCGCCAATTGGACCTTTATTTTTTGGGGATTTCTCAATGCATTATTTTTCATTCCTTTATTAATTTTACAAAAAAATCGAACGCATACCAATGTAGTTGCAGAAAACAGTATACTGCCTTCTTTTAGAGAGTTTTTTCAAATCCTAAGTACATTTACAATTGTCACATTTGCTTGGATCTTTTTTCGAGCGGAAAACATTACAGCGGCGTTTCAATATATAGAAAATATATTCAGTTTTTCCTCTAACAAAACTGCCTACAGTATCGGATTGGAAGTTCCGATGCTTTTAATTGCATTTGTGCTCATAGAATGGATCATTCGTAAAAAAGAAGCACCAACTATTCAAAATAAGTATCTTAGATGGGCATATTACGTAGGAATAACGCAGTTAATTTTATTTTACAGCGAAAAAAATGAAGTAGTTGATTTTATTTATTTTCAATTCTGA
- the neuC gene encoding UDP-N-acetylglucosamine 2-epimerase, giving the protein MNKRKICAVVTARPSYSRIKTALKAIQEHPKLELQLVVAGSALLGRYGNAVNVIENDGFKIDEKVFMVLEGENPTAMAKTTGLGVMELSNVFYNLKPDAVITIADRFETIATSIAAAYQNIPLVHIQGGEVTGNIDEKVRHANTKLADLHLVASQDAKDRVIKLGEDPAYVINTGCPSIDIAQEVLDAADYEFDPIKKYGGVGADLDISNGYLVVMQHPETNRYKSAREDVLCTLKAIHELNIPTFWFWPNVDAGSDGTSNGIRYYRENFDPGNIRFFKNMEPNDFLHLLKNCDCLVGNSSVGIRECSFIGVPTVNIGTRQNRRQRGKNVVDSVYDKEAIKSAILERIDAKGRLSEHIYGNGNSGKQIAEVLANTKLIAHKTIMY; this is encoded by the coding sequence ATGAACAAACGAAAAATATGTGCCGTAGTCACCGCGCGACCATCGTATAGTAGAATTAAAACTGCGCTGAAAGCGATTCAAGAGCATCCAAAGTTAGAATTGCAATTGGTGGTGGCAGGTTCTGCATTATTAGGTCGGTATGGAAATGCTGTCAATGTCATTGAAAATGATGGTTTCAAGATTGATGAAAAGGTTTTTATGGTGTTGGAAGGTGAAAACCCAACCGCAATGGCAAAAACGACAGGTTTAGGTGTCATGGAACTTTCAAACGTATTTTACAACCTAAAACCCGATGCTGTTATTACCATTGCCGATCGTTTTGAAACCATTGCGACAAGCATTGCAGCAGCATATCAAAACATTCCGTTAGTGCACATTCAAGGCGGAGAAGTAACGGGAAATATTGATGAAAAAGTGCGTCATGCAAATACGAAATTGGCAGATTTACACTTAGTGGCTTCACAAGATGCCAAAGATCGTGTCATAAAACTAGGCGAAGATCCAGCCTATGTGATCAATACAGGTTGTCCGTCGATTGATATTGCCCAAGAAGTTTTAGATGCAGCAGACTACGAATTTGATCCCATCAAAAAATATGGTGGTGTCGGAGCTGATTTAGACATTTCTAACGGTTATTTAGTCGTAATGCAACATCCAGAGACCAATCGTTACAAATCGGCACGAGAAGACGTTTTATGTACCTTAAAAGCCATTCATGAACTCAACATACCAACGTTTTGGTTTTGGCCAAACGTAGATGCAGGTTCTGATGGAACTTCCAACGGAATTCGCTATTATCGTGAGAATTTCGATCCTGGAAACATTCGTTTTTTCAAAAATATGGAGCCAAACGACTTTTTACATTTATTGAAAAACTGTGATTGTTTGGTAGGAAACTCGAGTGTGGGAATTCGTGAATGTTCATTTATAGGTGTCCCAACAGTAAATATTGGAACACGTCAAAATAGACGTCAACGTGGAAAAAACGTAGTGGATTCAGTATATGACAAAGAAGCTATTAAATCGGCAATTTTGGAGCGAATTGACGCAAAAGGAAGACTTTCAGAACATATCTATGGCAATGGAAACTCTGGAAAACAAATTGCAGAAGTATTAGCGAATACAAAATTAATCGCGCATAAAACGATTATGTACTAA
- a CDS encoding N-acetylneuraminate synthase family protein, translating to MKKTYIIAEIAQAHDGSLGMAHAYIDAVAKTGADAIKFQTHIAAAESSMHEPFRVKFSKQDATRYEYWQRMEFSLPQWKELKAHCDEVGLDFLSSPFSNAAVDLLEEVGVSCYKVGSGEVNNFLLLEKIANTGKPIIISSGMSSFAELDETVAFLNEKNCEFSILQCTTSYPTAPTQFGLNVIQELKDRYNVKIGFSDHSSGIEAGIAAATLGAEILEFHAVFDKEMFGPDAKSSLTFSETTKLVNAIRNIDQALNHPINKKDNSHYSELKKIFEKSLAINKNLPKGHVLTFNDLEAKKPKNYGILASKFQEVIGKKLKNDMKQWDFLNEEDFV from the coding sequence TTGAAAAAAACCTACATCATAGCAGAAATCGCGCAAGCACATGACGGAAGTTTAGGAATGGCGCATGCCTATATTGATGCGGTGGCAAAAACGGGCGCGGATGCTATTAAATTTCAAACGCATATCGCTGCGGCGGAAAGTAGCATGCATGAACCTTTTCGGGTAAAATTTTCCAAGCAAGATGCAACACGCTACGAATACTGGCAACGTATGGAATTCTCCTTGCCACAATGGAAAGAATTAAAAGCACATTGTGATGAAGTCGGATTGGACTTTTTATCGTCACCATTCAGCAATGCAGCTGTAGATTTGTTGGAAGAAGTAGGTGTGTCGTGCTATAAAGTAGGTTCTGGAGAAGTGAACAACTTTCTATTGTTAGAAAAAATAGCAAACACGGGAAAACCGATCATCATTTCATCGGGCATGAGTTCGTTTGCAGAATTGGATGAAACCGTCGCTTTTCTCAACGAAAAAAACTGCGAATTCTCCATTTTACAATGTACAACTTCGTATCCAACAGCGCCAACGCAATTTGGGTTGAATGTAATTCAAGAACTCAAAGATCGTTATAACGTAAAAATTGGATTCTCTGATCATTCCTCAGGAATCGAAGCGGGAATTGCTGCAGCGACGTTGGGTGCGGAAATCTTGGAATTTCATGCAGTATTTGACAAAGAAATGTTTGGGCCTGATGCAAAATCGTCACTTACATTTTCAGAAACTACCAAACTAGTCAACGCCATCAGAAACATTGACCAAGCGTTGAATCATCCCATAAATAAAAAAGACAACTCACACTATTCAGAACTCAAGAAAATCTTTGAAAAATCGTTAGCCATCAACAAAAATTTGCCAAAAGGACATGTCTTAACATTCAACGATTTAGAAGCTAAAAAGCCTAAAAATTACGGAATTCTAGCGTCTAAATTTCAAGAAGTCATCGGGAAAAAGCTGAAAAACGATATGAAACAATGGGATTTTTTGAATGAGGAAGATTTTGTTTGA
- a CDS encoding ABC transporter ATP-binding protein, with protein MEKKIILSIENVSKQYRLGVVGTRTIKHDLNRWWHKVRGKEDPYLKIGERNSRSTVGKSKYVWALKNITFDVHEGEVLGIIGKNGSGKSTLLKILSKVTMPTKGLIKSKGRIASLLEVGTGFHPELTGKENIYLNGAILGMSKTEITSKFEEIIEFAGVQRYIDTPVKRYSSGMKVRLAFAVAAHLEPEILVIDEVLAVGDAEFQNKAIGKMKDIASDEGRTVLFVSHDMDAIQKLTKRAVVLSDGEVLFVGETDKAVQVYLNKGLESKPVVSWDQLETAPGNDFGRLKKVTICNQKKEACKRFNITEPIHISVSYWDLNAEYSNTAMLRIINERGQCLFATNEFNAPNWKEVHSKEKGIVTAVCTIPGNFMAEGQFNISVGVGNYNPDITHVFEENLLAFEVYDDTTGEGVRNMASGSWPGMVRPKLDWSIERIPLD; from the coding sequence ATGGAAAAGAAAATCATACTTAGCATAGAAAATGTATCAAAACAGTATCGTTTGGGCGTTGTGGGAACACGAACCATCAAGCACGACTTGAATCGCTGGTGGCACAAAGTCCGTGGCAAAGAAGATCCGTATTTAAAAATTGGAGAACGCAACAGCCGATCAACCGTAGGGAAATCAAAATATGTTTGGGCATTAAAAAACATCACGTTTGATGTGCATGAAGGTGAAGTGTTGGGAATTATCGGAAAAAATGGCTCTGGAAAATCCACACTCTTAAAAATTCTCTCAAAAGTAACCATGCCAACAAAAGGATTGATCAAATCAAAAGGGCGAATCGCTTCTTTATTGGAAGTTGGTACCGGATTTCATCCCGAATTAACGGGCAAAGAAAATATTTACCTCAACGGCGCTATTTTGGGAATGTCTAAAACTGAAATCACGTCAAAATTTGAAGAAATTATAGAATTTGCAGGCGTGCAACGTTATATTGATACACCCGTAAAACGCTATTCGTCAGGAATGAAAGTTCGTCTGGCTTTTGCGGTAGCAGCACATTTAGAACCTGAAATATTAGTCATAGATGAAGTATTGGCAGTAGGTGATGCGGAATTTCAAAACAAAGCTATTGGCAAAATGAAAGACATTGCCAGCGATGAGGGAAGAACAGTGCTATTTGTGAGTCACGACATGGATGCCATTCAAAAACTCACCAAACGCGCGGTCGTACTTTCTGATGGAGAAGTATTATTTGTGGGCGAAACAGACAAAGCGGTGCAAGTTTACTTAAACAAAGGATTGGAAAGCAAACCTGTAGTTTCTTGGGATCAGTTAGAAACGGCACCAGGAAACGATTTTGGTCGCTTAAAAAAGGTAACCATTTGCAACCAGAAAAAAGAGGCTTGCAAACGTTTTAACATTACCGAACCTATTCATATCAGTGTTTCGTATTGGGATTTAAACGCCGAATACTCCAACACAGCCATGCTTAGAATCATCAACGAACGTGGACAATGTCTGTTTGCTACGAATGAGTTCAATGCGCCAAATTGGAAAGAAGTACATTCAAAAGAAAAAGGAATCGTTACAGCAGTATGTACCATTCCTGGGAATTTTATGGCAGAAGGACAATTCAATATCAGCGTAGGTGTTGGAAATTATAATCCGGACATTACACATGTATTTGAAGAAAATTTACTAGCTTTCGAAGTATATGACGATACTACTGGCGAAGGTGTCCGCAACATGGCTTCGGGCTCTTGGCCTGGAATGGTGCGACCTAAGTTAGATTGGAGCATTGAAAGAATACCTTTAGATTAA